A region of Cucumis melo cultivar AY chromosome 2, USDA_Cmelo_AY_1.0, whole genome shotgun sequence DNA encodes the following proteins:
- the LOC103494005 gene encoding NAC domain-containing protein 100-like, translated as MAAAAAAAVVNKQDHLELPPGFRFHPTDEELISHYLFEKVMDSSFCCRAIGDVDLNKSEPWDLPWKAKMGEKEWYFFCVRDRKYPTGLRTNRATEAGYWKATGKDKDIYRGKSLVGMKKTLVFYRGRAPKGEKSDWVMHEYRLEGKLSALNLPKTAKNEWVICRVFQKNSSGKKVDISGISKLGPFGNEFSHSILPPLTDSLPFNGETKRPVVQLANNNNVPCFSIAIDSQTKLEPMASSYNNNTSLFSAIPNPIDSFPRNPHSNSMYSPPNHTFSPLPPPNLQFTNSLLLQDQQSLLRALIQNVNGGNTLKTEREKISISQETCLTTDVNNEISSVFPNLEMGRRPPFDTSQEPPPGPMAPIDLDGFWNY; from the exons AtggctgctgctgctgctgctgctgttgTTAATAAACAAGATCATTTGGAATTGCCCCCTGGTTTTCGATTTCATCCAACTGATGAAGAACTCATTTCTCATTACTTGTTTGAGAAAGTTATGGATAGTAGTTTCTGCTGCAGAGCAATTGGTGATGTTGATCTTAACAAATCCGAGCCTTGGGATTTGCCTT GGAAGGcgaaaatgggagaaaaagaGTGGTATTTTTTTTGTGTTAGAGATAGAAAATACCCAACTGGATTGAGGACGAACAGAGCAACTGAAGCTGGGTACTGGAAAGCTACTGGAAAAGATAAAGACATTTATAGAGGAAAATCTCTTGTGGGTATGAAGAAAACTTTGGTTTTTTATAGAGGAAGAGCTCCAAAAGGTGAAAAATCTGATTGGGTTATGCATGAATATCGATTAGAGGGTAAACTCTCTGCTTTAAACCTCCCAAAAACTGCCAAG AATGAGTGGGTGATTTGTAGAGTATTTCAGAAGAATTCAAGTGGGAAAAAAGTGGATATTTCTGGGATATCGAAATTGGGTCCTTTTGGGAATGAATTTAGCCATTCAATTCTTCCTCCATTAACAGATTCATTACCATTTAATGGAGAAACCAAACGCCCTGTTGTTCAATTGGCTAATAACAATAACGTGCCCTGCTTCTCCATCGCCATAGATTCTCAAACAAAACTCGAACCAATGGCTTCTTCTTACAACAACAATACTTCTTTATTCTCTGCAATCCCCAATCCAATCGATTCATTTCCTAGAAACCCACATTCAAACTCAATGTATTCCCCTCCAAATCATACCTTCTCCCCCCTTCCTCCTCCAAATCTCCAATTCACAAACTCTCTCCTTTTACAAGACCAACAATCTCTCCTCCGAGCTTTGATTCAGAACGTCAATGGCGGAAACACACTCAAAACAGAGAGAGAAAAAATCAGTATCTCCCAAGAAACCTGCCTCACCACCGATGTCAACAACGAAATTTCATCCGTTTTTCCAAATCTTGAAATGGGTCGAAGGCCGCCGTTTGATACTTCCCAAGAACCTCCACCGGGTCCCATGGCACCGATCGACCTCGACGGGTTCTGGAATTACTGA